A genome region from Ptiloglossa arizonensis isolate GNS036 chromosome 4, iyPtiAriz1_principal, whole genome shotgun sequence includes the following:
- the Rps5a gene encoding ribosomal protein S5a has product MADMETFDDVVVPTTTTLPVTLSAELPEIKLFGRWNCDDVQVNDMSLQDYIAVKEKNAKYLPHSAGRYAAKRFRKAQCPIVERLTNSLMMHGRNNGKKLMAVRIVKHAFEIIHLLTGENPLQVLVTAIINSGPREDSTRIGRAGTVRRQAVDVSPLRRVNQAIWLLCTGAREAAFRNIKTIAECLADELINAAKGSSNSYAIKKKDELERVAKSNR; this is encoded by the exons ATGGCTGACATGGAAACATTTGATGATGTAGTGGTACCTACCACAACGACCTTACCAGTAACACTTTCTGCAGAATTACCAGAAATTAAACTGTTCGGTCGTTGGAATTGTGACGATGTGCAGGTCAATGATATGTCATTACAAGATTACATTGCTGTCAAAGAGAAAAATGCAAAGTATCTTCCACATTCTGCTGGACGCTATGCAGCGAAACGATTTCGGAAAGCTCAGTGTCCTATAGTAGAACGCCTGACAAATTCTTTAATGATGCATGGTAGAAATAATGGCAAAAAGTTAATGGCTGTTCGAATTGTAAAACATGCCTTTGAAATAATTCACCTCCTTACGGGTGAAAACCCTTTACAG GTTCTTGTGACAGCCATTATTAACTCAGGACCTAGAGAAGATTCCACGCGTATTGGTCGTGCTGGTACAGTCAGGAGACAGGCGGTGGACGTATCACCATTACGACGCGTGAATCAAGCAATCTGGTTACTTTGTACCGGTGCTAGGGAAGCTGCATTCCGTAATATTAAAACAATTGCCGAATGCTTAGCTGATGAACTCATTAATGCTGCCAAAGGCTCATCTAATTCGTACGCGATCAAAAAGAAAGATGAACTTGAGCGTGTCGCTAAATCTAATCGATAA
- the Nd-13b gene encoding NADH dehydrogenase (ubiquinone) subunit ND-13B, producing MAGVLKKTTGLTGLAVSRYPHRELNTLYTKLLRILAKLPSQSVYRIHTEKLVQDRLKIVQQNSDVNAVEEKIGCGQVEELMMQARYEISLAEKMEEWKPWENLVEEPPQHQWTWPPHA from the exons ATGGCAGGAGTATTAAAAAAG ACAACAGGATTAACGGGCCTCGCCGTATCGCGATATCCTCATCGTGAACTTAATACACTGTATACGAAACTTTTGCGCATTTTGGCTAAATTGCCATCACAGTCTGTTTACAGAATACATACTGAGAAACTTGTCCAAGACAGGTTGAAGATCGTGCAGCAG AACAGCGATGTGAACGCTGTAGAAGAAAAAATAGGTTGCGGGCAAGTCGAAGAACTTATGATGCAAGCAAGGTATGAAATATCTTTGGCAGAGAAAATGGAAGAGTGGAAACCATGGGAGAATTTGGTAGAAGAACCTCCGCAGCATCAATGGACCTGGCCTCCTCATGCATAA